In Ascaphus truei isolate aAscTru1 chromosome 2, aAscTru1.hap1, whole genome shotgun sequence, the genomic stretch gcgctgtgtacaactagcagcgctatacatgaacatgctcatattataattattattattattattattgttacatagtttcgacagtcatacgttccattacacaatagaattcacaaatgtgttagcagagtgggaatggttgttatatataaaacacaccatgccataaaatgatagtagtcattaaagaacactcaataaaaattcatgaggcactattttgcaacatcattatgttaattaagtgcttatgcaatataggcataagggtatcacatttttaattgtttgttaataagcgctgcaagcaatataaaattagttccatatgtagtatagtagtcggtggctcctcctcacaatcatctcatataaaggtagactcttctgaaatcatacattgatccgattgtatcttccccgacatctctgaaatacagcaaacacatgatggtcaaagatggcaccttactatatatgtatccgtgacaacgcattacacagctctatatgattgtgtacatacacacgtcactcacttatatgttagaagtacaagtgtacatcagtatgtaatgtttctttaaatttgtagcaggcataactatgtatatgatgtgaacgttgcctgtatactgaaaattgtgcgcgcacatcttagtgtgcgcacgcacttcacgcttggctgcactaactgttagcgcatgcgcaaaacaaagcgtacgttgtgcgttcaatacatcttgaaaataccattaaacataaaatctttatttcaaatacaatgaatacgaaactacattcgttctaaacgagtacatctgtattctttttaaacagacgtgtttggacagaaaggacggccgataacacaatgcgcaaatgcaatacgtgtgacgtcatgttaaaccagcgtgaaacgcacgctaacactcctcccactcaattaacattcggctaacgcccagtgtacgcccccactgtatgacacactgcagttaccgttactataacaaaacatgacagccaataggctttgaggcgcgcacgtcgcttgggggcgggacttacatccgtaatcctttttaaggacgccttgggccatgacaagggtcccacgtcatacgtggtggacccgcttttaaatgttgtagatgtagcatgataacaaaacaggtatgtgttagagttatggtaaaatgttgctaatatgtttaaagtgataggaaagtacgtatatttattccgtcagcaatgtgtactactctttcaggttctactatattgtattcggaaacaatttgtttgtgatcgctacatgttatgcagtctgctatgttacgctgtatccacgcattgaaagggaaaatggtggttagaaaaaaaaaaaatatttaaacgcagagtcaactcataacggttgttatatttaccattcttctagaattaactcttcgtctggctgcaactggtcgctccagaaatgcaaggctttttcatccacgcttgacccacccgctgaatccagtatgacacacatctcctccatgaagcgctcataggaatcgccactgctttcttcaaacaattggtcgggaggtatgttcatttcttcgggtacccattccaatgcattttcagctgaaaggcttggtacataatcatagtagttatgttcttgtacaatgtgggtttcaggaatggagggtgcagatattgcagcaggtatcgattcacacggaacagtagtagcggatccattgctattggcattaggaataaatatgcctttaaccacaatatatgtgccttctttcacggtgaaatgtttttctttggcaatcttccagaaaccatagttgtgttctagcttatcctgcacacgttcaaaaaagtcattagttgataaagtgaatgttattgaggaattaaaattgcgcgcatgctgacggttttggtaataaggatattttgctcgaatcaaatcatagatttggcgtgtgcttgcatggtgtccgcaagttgataaaattgcttctgaaatcatgtatttataacctaaattcggattcataattgtcaccaattcatcagccattgcagagtagcacaaaagatgtgtgcaggtatctgttctttgctcatcaaaatgaaactgctcaatggctaacaaattgctgtgtttccttttcaaggtcaacaaaagtataaactgtaactccttatttcaaacgccaattggatttctagttataattgcttgaacatttgtggtttgtgatagccgaatgtgggacaaacatgtatcttttttttatctcgttactgaaaacattactacacttttcattcagtaacattgagttttcttgcaaaataacaaagagcggtgtgtgaaaatagtgcttagacagccatatcagtaaatacacacacctgcaaaatgaaatgtttttttcccacatacatttctgtgtgtatttgaaagtctggttaagtccctgtctgcatgagtttaaatacgtgtgtatctatatatatataaatatatctctctcataaatatatatatatatataaagtgtatattgtactatatgtatattgtgtgtatgtgtatgtgtatgtgtatgtgtatatatatatatatatatatatatatatatatatatatatattatatataaaaaattaaaaaaaatttttttttatatatatattatatatatatatatataaaaaaaatgtttttttttttttttttaaatattgctggagtacacacaacatattgatggcagtaagtaggccttgtatgaaacctatttaaatggtgataaacatgagtgaattaagtaataaacatttgtttgcacccaataatgttagaggctcacacttagtatagttgtcaaacattaggcctgtattattaaaatagtgtgttttcacaaggaagcatgaagtgtatgttttttgtaaatacatctataccagtttagatagtactatatatacacacacacacacacacacacacagtgtgtgtgtgtgtgtgtgtgtgtgtgtgcatatatcaatacatactacatatatattagtatcaattcagagatgttcttgaaacaagaacacataaatgattaaaggacaacattacaatggccaccaaaggtaagtaatatttaacacaaaatcctgctgtacaagaaagatgtttgcagttaaataggtgcttttataattgcatgaaaataatatgcacatgcaatgattacatcaattaacacacccaaatgcaatgttttgctgcaaagtcaatggcagcttctctaaacttagcaactggctcctggtggaccattactgaacagacgattaaaacataaatatttataacactattcattaattaggagtgttaacatttccaaaacttcacgtgtacaaaaacatacttgaaagtttggaaacaacacagtcttcagcatacatacaatagtaattagataatctgaagtcaacaaaacaaggccaaagacatattttctgaattataacatttattttttttgttccttttgcgagcgagtaacaggcctgcttgttgtctcttgagttttcctttttcttttgccaccaactttaggcacaacagagccactttgagtggcctctggcacttcacaggcagggcttgtggccagtgactcacctacagggcttttgggcagtgactgttcacctacggggcttgtggccagtgactcacctacagggcttgtggccagtgactcacctacagggcttttgggcagcgattcacctacagggcttttgggcagcgattcacctacagggcttttgggcagcgattcacctacagggcttttgggcagtgactcacctacagggcttttgggtagtgactgttcacggacagggcttgtgcccactgacacatgtgagcaagttggtagacactgcacaagtgatggttggtctgtttcatgtgtgtcttttgttgtttttgaccaaaaactggtcagtagtaactgcttgtgttttctttttgtggcctcctttgtaggtgtcagctgctgaatttgtacagatggcagcggtaggatgtcgtcaggaacctgcacagcaatgtctgctacttgaccggtaacatttgggcctggtgaatgaatatcagatgaatgtggtgaaaactgacctgcatgaacagatcctggctgtgaggtgttgaattgtggtacattagtcattctccagtaattagcttgtgtttgctgaacaactaatgcttcgaatgaggtgttgattttttgcaactgtttaggcacttcaatgaagactctgtggagatgtgccaattgtgaaactgtttcttcctgcagtgcaatcatcctttccagcactgtcatcaggtcagaatggcgacgattttctgcttccacaatttttccctcagaagctacaattgcatcatatgtggtatttgctggacgttttggcggtaaaacagtttcaattggaacctcttcatggtcacttgcttgtatttgtgtgtctatggcggcggcggcggcatcatcatcatcatcatcatcatcaaaatcctcttcatcatgttctacaaataaatgtacacattattaaatggcatgttaatctctgctgtgttactatgtaattgtactgtgtcataagtaacaactaacatgtttccatacgttttataacctcacattaaaaactaccttgacttaagaataatgtttggactcagtatgaaatatgagtgaatgaaaacttgctgtaaactcacaactcctacatgatagttaacatcactaacacaatacaagttggcttacacttcattttcactgacactaagtaatcctatttaaagaaaatgtgcaaaacaaataatgaacatgacaacataacatatagaagagcacatattatatggccaccaactgatacactcaccttctaggtgtgttgagctggctgacccaggtgaagacacttgttcagtctcaggtgacacatgtccttcaggggcaactatatataacaataacataagttttacatttacatgtgtaaatattgaacaaacagttattgtattttctgtatttatgagtacctaacagcatcatttccttaacccaaaatgtgtgtgtgaaagtgaacataaatagttgtaataacaatgtacatgcctgtgtacttagaacttttgagttccctaacataaaacatactatgttcctgcagtaatgcgtgaggataaatagattaaatttgaacataaaaatcatatgttgtgtagtgatatcagtatcataatgtacataactatcatgagatgaccattcacaatggttatcatgaaggtggtcatattgcacaaagtgttgtttttggtagaggatatgtgtggtacattaatataagatgtggcacacatgaatgtggctgtgactaaacaagacaacacatgcagtgtgtgataatgtgtcgttgatagtagtagttcaactatagatatgagtgaactaatgtgtgacgtacggtttgataagtaatgagttgttggggcatttagtagctaaagtgaagctttcaaatgagtgtgattaacttcagttgtgctagtcaggttgtaataacggtattcccttccccaaaaagcctaatcagccacacctttcaatgacttgaaacaggtgaaaatggtgtgaactaagttgaccctaaaatgaggctgtaattagtgtgtgtgctgaaccccaccccctctgttgaagtgtatgctgtgatgagatattaattgcagctgctttaacacaatggtagatgagctaaatagtcgtgtgcagtttttaagttatgaaaacaatgacataaaatatgatacgtgtgcctcattatgctgtctgtatatgagttaaagtaaaaatggaccttttcataaacaactatagatgtgttagtgcaagtgatgtttgtaggccgttgcatgcaatatatttgatgcatgcttaaaataggcagtaatgtcatgtttgtcggagtaaaataaataaaatacacaataatattatacatatttctgttctgtacctgtagctagtaataatttctgattaacatgtgttacacatgtgtactaccctgttgttccccatcttcgcccaccatcaattgcttccactgcagcaatgcattttgggaattcacatgtaaatgagcacgcaatggcacgtgctatattagttactgcttttagtaggactacaaaatatatgtctattttgagatatatatatatacagaatcagacatatacatatatagatgcaggtatgcttatattgtgaagacagtataaaaagcagtgtaactatgcaaaataactgtaagcaacgacacgcctagtacagtaatatttctcacctggtggaaattgtgaggggtaaattcctatatcacggtcaccaggtaagccttccacgacgacgggaagtaattttgcccgaagcagctcctccaatggacttaatatgagacgttgtggtgtgggcccacctccagtgccagtagcatgcacgcgttggtgttgtattttctttttcaatttggacctaatatcatcaaatctcttgtgacaactccgcttgtccctcacatgattcccacacgc encodes the following:
- the LOC142488255 gene encoding uncharacterized protein LOC142488255, which gives rise to MGLMQSKLKKKIQHQRVHATGTGGGPTPQRLILSPLEELLRAKLLPVVVEGLPGDRDIGIYPSQFPPVAPEGHVSPETEQVSSPGSASSTHLEEHDEEDFDDDDDDDDAAAAAIDTQIQASDHEEVPIETVLPPKRPANTTYDAIVASEGKIVEAENRRHSDLMTVLERMIALQEETVSQLAHLHRVFIEVPKQLQKINTSFEALVVQQTQANYWRMTNVPQFNTSQPGSVHAGQFSPHSSDIHSPGPNVTGQVADIAVQVPDDILPLPSVQIQQLTPTKEATKRKHKQLLLTSFWSKTTKDTHETDQPSLVQCLPTCSHVSVGTSPVREQSLPKSPVGESLPKSPVGESLPKSPVGESLPKSPVGESLPKSPVGESLATSPVGESLATSPVGEQSLPKSPVGESLATSPACEVPEATQSGSVVPKVGGKRKRKTQETTSRPVTRSQKEQKK